A window from Elusimicrobiota bacterium encodes these proteins:
- a CDS encoding response regulator: MYEEEEPSVIPELTDPKDKLILIVDDDESILDLLEHVVKKEGFRVERAADGQEAIRKAEALMPNAMILDFMLPGLGGFEVLKSLQMCDARSIPVIIITGRRIDRQTVEMVRQESNVREFIEKPIKPAVLSSVLHRMLQTRPPEISRKTDRGPLSSDW, from the coding sequence ATGTACGAAGAAGAGGAGCCCAGCGTCATCCCGGAGTTGACGGACCCCAAGGACAAGCTCATCCTCATCGTCGACGACGACGAGAGCATCCTCGACCTCCTCGAGCACGTCGTCAAGAAGGAGGGGTTCCGCGTCGAGCGCGCGGCCGACGGGCAGGAGGCCATCCGCAAGGCCGAGGCCCTCATGCCCAACGCCATGATCCTCGACTTCATGCTGCCCGGCCTGGGCGGCTTCGAGGTCCTCAAGAGCCTCCAGATGTGCGACGCGCGCTCCATCCCGGTGATCATCATCACGGGCCGCCGCATCGACCGGCAGACCGTCGAGATGGTCCGCCAGGAATCGAACGTCCGCGAGTTCATCGAGAAGCCCATCAAGCCGGCCGTGCTCTCCTCCGTCCTGCACCGCATGCTCCAGACCCGGCCGCCCGAGATCTCCCGCAAGACCGATCGCGGGCCGCTCTCCAGCGACTGGTAA
- a CDS encoding Lrp/AsnC ligand binding domain-containing protein — MKAFVLCRLSAGLEQKAIAQIRTIKGVNEVFLTFGSWDAILTAECDTLDKISGLIVREVRGIHGVQATETLVTTNL; from the coding sequence ATGAAAGCGTTCGTGCTGTGCCGGCTTTCCGCCGGCCTCGAGCAGAAGGCCATCGCGCAGATCCGCACCATCAAGGGCGTCAACGAGGTCTTCCTGACCTTCGGGTCCTGGGACGCCATCCTGACGGCCGAGTGCGACACCCTCGACAAGATCAGCGGACTCATCGTCCGCGAGGTCCGCGGGATCCACGGGGTCCAGGCCACCGAGACCCTCGTCACCACCAACCTTTAG
- the pyrE gene encoding orotate phosphoribosyltransferase yields MMNKLDVLGLLQEHGAIEEGHFRLPSGLHSPIFIQTASVMQYPYIAQRIARAMSARFPSPVDVVLAPAVGGVVAGQEIARLRRCRSIFAERVNGEMLLRREFKITPGERVLVVEDVLATGHLAGAVVELVRAYGGKVVGIAAILDRSTAALPLGVPVRALVTYPVQVMPPDTCELCARRVPFSRRGALDILDDLGTP; encoded by the coding sequence ATGATGAACAAGCTCGACGTCCTCGGACTCCTGCAGGAGCACGGCGCCATCGAGGAGGGGCACTTCCGTCTGCCCTCCGGCCTGCACAGCCCCATCTTCATCCAGACCGCGTCGGTGATGCAGTATCCCTACATCGCCCAGCGCATCGCGCGGGCCATGAGCGCGCGCTTCCCCTCTCCCGTCGACGTCGTGCTCGCCCCCGCCGTGGGCGGGGTCGTCGCGGGACAGGAGATCGCGCGCCTGCGCCGCTGCCGCTCCATCTTCGCCGAGCGCGTGAACGGGGAGATGCTCCTGCGCCGCGAGTTCAAGATCACTCCGGGAGAGCGCGTGCTGGTCGTCGAGGACGTCCTCGCGACCGGGCACCTGGCCGGGGCGGTCGTCGAGCTCGTGCGCGCCTACGGCGGGAAGGTGGTGGGCATCGCCGCCATCCTCGACCGCTCCACCGCGGCCCTGCCGCTCGGCGTCCCGGTGCGGGCGCTCGTGACCTATCCGGTGCAGGTGATGCCGCCCGACACCTGCGAGCTCTGCGCGCGGCGGGTGCCGTTCTCCCGGCGCGGGGCGCTGGACATCCTCGACGACCTCGGGACTCCTTGA